From Tiliqua scincoides isolate rTilSci1 chromosome 2, rTilSci1.hap2, whole genome shotgun sequence, the proteins below share one genomic window:
- the NHP2 gene encoding H/ACA ribonucleoprotein complex subunit 2, translating into MGRAKHEDSGETVEPEATPERSYEELAENVNVIARPLASRKLTRRLCKCIKKAAKQKQIRRGVKEVQKFLNKGEKGITVLAGDTLPIEVYCHIPIMCEDRNLPYVYIPSKTDLGTAAGSKRPTCVIMIKPHEEYQEAYDECLEEVEALPLPL; encoded by the exons ATGGGCCGCGCCAAGCACGAGGACTCCGGGGAGACGGTGGAGCCCGAGGCGACTCCGGAGCGGTCCTACGAGGAGCTGGCGGAGAACGTGAACGTCATCGCGCGCCCGCTGGCCTCGCGCAAGCTCACGCGGAGGCTCTGCAAGTGCATCAAGAAGG CGGCGAAGCAGAAGCAGATCCGGCGAGGGGTGAAGGAGGTGCAGAAGTTCCTCAACAAGGGCGAGAAGGG gattacAGTTCTTGCAGGAGATACACTGCCTATTGAAGTTTACTGCCACATCCCTATCATGTGTGAAGACAGGAATCTCCCATATGTCTATATCCCTTCCAAAACG GACTTGGGAACAGCTGCAGGTTCAAAACGCCCAACTTGTGTGATCATGATCAAGCCCCATGAGGAATACCAGGAAGCCTATGATGAGTGTTTGGAAGAGGTGGAGGCTCTTCCCCTCCCTTTGTGA